The genomic DNA ATTCCCAGCTTGAGGCGATGTGGAGCAGCTACCAATCCACGATTCTCAATCCGCTCCTTCAGAAGGGGATTGGAATGATCCCAACGATGGGCAATCACGATGCATCCAGCCAAAGATCAGGCTCTCGCTACGTTTTTGCGAGAGAGCGCATCCAGGCAGCGAGCTTTTGGGAACGTCAAAAAAACCAGCTTGGGCTGCAATTCATCGACGCCAAGGATTACCCCTTCCAGTTCAGCGTTAGGCAGCCTGGCTTGTTCGTAGTCGTGATGGATGCCTCTTCCGCCACCGTGGATCGAGGGCAACAGCGCTGGCTTGAGCAAGCCCTGGCCTCAGAGTCCAGATCTCCAGACGATTGCTGTTTGGTGATGGGACATCTCCCACTGACCGCCGTCAGTGTTGGTCGAGATCGTGCCGGTGAGTGCATCGAAGACGCCATGCATCTCACCGATTTGATGCAACGTCAACGGGTGGACCTCTATCTCTCAGGCCATCACCATGCCTGGTATCCAGGCGAACTCAAAGGACAGCGTGTCCTCAGTTTGGGTGC from Synechococcus sp. WH 8016 includes the following:
- a CDS encoding metallophosphoesterase, with translation MQASRRLFLKLLATTAVSRWLLDGVHAAAHKKSSETVVSSERGDLRLALISDLNGPYGSTHYSATVGQGLDLLSQLKPDLVLCAGDMVAGQKISLTNSQLEAMWSSYQSTILNPLLQKGIGMIPTMGNHDASSQRSGSRYVFARERIQAASFWERQKNQLGLQFIDAKDYPFQFSVRQPGLFVVVMDASSATVDRGQQRWLEQALASESRSPDDCCLVMGHLPLTAVSVGRDRAGECIEDAMHLTDLMQRQRVDLYLSGHHHAWYPGELKGQRVLSLGAMGNGPRRLLGAQDKSDPSLTLLDLFQATKTVRETTFSLKTAEPISPDSLPRQLRSKAFPSLDRRSTHWSYGS